The genomic DNA CTGCCGTCATTCGTGACTTCTACAAGCTTTGCTCGAGTATCCGAATCGTGAGCGAATCTGCGAACAAGTTTTTTCCTTTCTAACGTTCGTAAAACGGTCGAAGTCGTCATCGGGTCCGTCTTTGCCTGGTCGGAAATTCGAATTTGAGTCGCTTCCTCCCGCGAGCATTGCAACCAGTAAGTCACCGCTAGCAATACGAATTGTGCATGCGTAAGATCCAGCGGTTCGAGTATTTTTCGAATTTCCCTTTGCCAAAGATTGGAAACCTGCCAGAGCAAAAAGCCGGGACTTTCCTCGGCTTTATCGAATCCAAAAACTTCATCCTTTGACATCTACACCCATCCGGCTCGCAATTTTTCGAAAATCGGCCTCGCCTATTTCCAAAATCCCAAATCGAAAGGGAAATCCCCAGGATTTTTTATTCGGAATGAAATCGAGTTCGTTAATCATCGGAAGAATCTCCACTTCCCGAGCCTGGCAAAAAGAAACTCTTCTTCGAAATGGAATAAAATCGGGGCTCATCTGAAATGAAAAAATCACTTCGTCCGATACTTTTCCGATCGCAGTAAACTTCTTGCATGCCGTTTTTTCCGCAAACGTTTCTTTGGAAGAATAGATCAGAACCCAATCCCCCTCGCGCATTCTTTGTAATGGCGTCTTTTTACCGTGGCAAGCCTGAATGATCCCGTTTTTCTTTCCCGCGTTCGCATGATCTTTAGAGGCTACCACTATCCAGAACCGACTCATTTTCTAGCCTCTCTCACGAAATCCGTAAACGTAATTATTTCTTCCCGCATATTCTTAGCTTGTTCTTCTCCGATGATTTTCTTCCAGAGAAACGAAAGAGGCCCTCGAATGCTAAGCTCGACTCGAATTTCCGTACCGTTTTTCGTATCTTCAAAGAAATGAAGAAATTTCATTCTTGCTCCGAGTAAATACGTTTCGTCACCGAAGCTCCGAGGAGATTGCGCCTCTATGATTTTGACCTTAACTTTCGGACCGCCTTTCGGTTTTAATTCGAATTCCTTATCCACTGCGACGGAGCCTTCGATTTTCGTCCAAAGAAGACCCGAATCCCATTTAGGCCAGTTTGCGATATCTGCTCTTGCGTCCCAAAGCTCTTTAGCGCTAACACCTTGAATTTCCGTACTATACTTGTATTCCCACATTTGATACTCCTTAGTAAGCGTGCTTACAATATACAAACAACACTTATAATAAGTATACTTATTATCAACCTATTTTTAATATGTACGCATATTATTTTTTATAATTTCAAAGTTCGGCTCGGAGGAAATAAAAAAGGCGCCCTCCCCAAACGGGTAGGACGCCCACTGTCGGTGGATTTAATTAACCTATTGGTTACTTTTTGAATTGGACGCCATTTTCAAGAAATAGCCGTTCGTGTCATACCAGGTCTGACCTAAATATAAAGCGTTCGTTGCCTCTAAATGGTCGATCCCAGTCGTAGTAATCGGATAGGAT from Leptospira fainei serovar Hurstbridge str. BUT 6 includes the following:
- a CDS encoding MarR family winged helix-turn-helix transcriptional regulator; the encoded protein is MSKDEVFGFDKAEESPGFLLWQVSNLWQREIRKILEPLDLTHAQFVLLAVTYWLQCSREEATQIRISDQAKTDPMTTSTVLRTLERKKLVRRFAHDSDTRAKLVEVTNDGRKLLQDAVHRVEAFDEQFFSSLGKGRKEFLKGLQGLCDV
- a CDS encoding EVE domain-containing protein, which gives rise to MSRFWIVVASKDHANAGKKNGIIQACHGKKTPLQRMREGDWVLIYSSKETFAEKTACKKFTAIGKVSDEVIFSFQMSPDFIPFRRRVSFCQAREVEILPMINELDFIPNKKSWGFPFRFGILEIGEADFRKIASRMGVDVKG
- a CDS encoding SRPBCC family protein; this encodes MWEYKYSTEIQGVSAKELWDARADIANWPKWDSGLLWTKIEGSVAVDKEFELKPKGGPKVKVKIIEAQSPRSFGDETYLLGARMKFLHFFEDTKNGTEIRVELSIRGPLSFLWKKIIGEEQAKNMREEIITFTDFVREARK